From the genome of Thermogutta terrifontis, one region includes:
- a CDS encoding helix-turn-helix domain-containing protein, whose amino-acid sequence MPSPPTDTFNQESGSRRGLDEFRKREILAILSVGCSRRTAARYVGCSPSTIRRTAERDPEFAEALHKAETKAQILFMKNIAAAARKEQYWRAAAWALERLNPEDYGPRSPQAVTLEQIRTLISEFARIIVEEVPIASHRKRILKRLDRLGAQWRDEGETHDPGEPSED is encoded by the coding sequence ATGCCCAGTCCGCCAACTGACACCTTCAATCAAGAGTCGGGTTCGCGTCGCGGTCTGGACGAATTCCGGAAGCGTGAAATCCTCGCTATCCTCAGCGTGGGGTGCAGCCGTCGGACGGCAGCACGGTATGTGGGGTGTTCACCCTCCACCATTCGCCGCACGGCAGAGCGCGATCCGGAATTTGCCGAGGCCCTTCACAAGGCCGAAACCAAAGCCCAGATCCTGTTCATGAAAAACATTGCAGCCGCCGCTCGAAAAGAGCAGTACTGGCGTGCCGCAGCCTGGGCCCTGGAACGGCTCAATCCCGAGGATTACGGTCCGCGCTCACCCCAGGCGGTGACGCTGGAACAGATTCGGACGCTGATCTCCGAATTCGCCCGCATCATCGTGGAAGAAGTTCCCATCGCCAGTCACCGCAAGCGGATCCTCAAACGTCTCGATCGCCTCGGTGCACAGTGGCGGGACGAAGGAGAAACCCATGATCCTGGCGAACCATCGGAAGATTGA
- a CDS encoding trypsin-like peptidase domain-containing protein codes for MHTVRLHVPLNQAQEWIRDGDLLLFRRRGLIAVVGRGEHSHAALAGWWGETLCCLEVRALYGGRVVTLASQVNRYPGRIDVYQADPDGRWPEFDRQQTVQFMLRFAGEQYGYGGILRVARYHLPLLRLFCRPKLHDRESTLSRPFCSQACVTATRIGGGVDPVPQLADEATEPADLARSPFYRYRATLVPDDEPTDCLPPNARARRSRGICSWLGVLIAGLVAIAICLGGLQRVTLAQGCAQGFCPAPAAPYPSGADLPQVVGSRTIGNLPKDSLPTESVARIENRLTSGIAVYGSGVLIRKDDRWGWILTCDHLFRDGVGRLTVWLPNRSAYATYEGRLIARSAPDDLAVVGIAAPPNAPAAVAETVPRPGDVVALAGFGPNGSLRVAQGAVLGYVQTAGSSGVETLQIRAAARDGDSGGPILDSSGRVVAILWGTDGYRTVGTYCGRIRQFLAGIFGDQRPAPRSPENLLVPIPPQEAAPSPPRPPSNPIDGSQTPPDSLLAQLQARLEELRQRVEARFANEEPLSERLRQLEERTSLVSQLRERVERAEQVVGAENIRAVIRQTAADLLAEKGPGWLDTILPAVLTALGWTGPPSIALAFAARLGLRILERRLRQRVAEALSSRESTSTDATSDQKTSPSS; via the coding sequence ATGCATACCGTCCGTCTTCACGTACCCCTGAACCAAGCCCAGGAGTGGATCCGCGATGGCGATCTGCTCCTCTTCCGGCGGCGGGGCTTAATTGCCGTCGTCGGTCGCGGAGAACACTCGCACGCAGCCCTCGCCGGATGGTGGGGCGAAACGCTCTGCTGCCTGGAAGTCCGCGCCCTCTACGGGGGCAGAGTCGTCACGCTAGCCAGTCAGGTCAATCGTTATCCTGGCCGAATCGACGTGTACCAGGCCGACCCTGATGGCCGCTGGCCCGAGTTCGACCGCCAGCAAACGGTCCAGTTCATGCTCCGATTTGCAGGAGAGCAGTACGGTTACGGCGGCATCCTCCGCGTCGCCCGGTATCATCTGCCGCTTCTTCGACTTTTCTGTCGTCCGAAGCTGCACGATAGGGAATCAACGTTGTCCCGCCCGTTCTGCAGCCAGGCGTGCGTCACAGCCACGCGGATTGGTGGGGGAGTGGATCCCGTGCCCCAGTTGGCCGATGAAGCAACGGAACCGGCCGATCTGGCGCGGAGCCCCTTTTACCGCTACCGCGCCACCCTCGTCCCTGATGACGAACCCACGGACTGTCTGCCGCCAAACGCCCGAGCCAGACGCTCCAGGGGAATCTGCTCCTGGCTAGGAGTTCTGATCGCGGGACTGGTGGCCATTGCGATCTGCCTTGGTGGATTACAACGGGTAACGCTGGCCCAGGGATGTGCCCAGGGTTTTTGCCCCGCCCCTGCCGCACCCTATCCATCCGGCGCCGACCTTCCACAGGTCGTGGGCAGCCGCACCATTGGGAACCTGCCGAAAGACTCTTTACCCACGGAATCCGTCGCCCGAATTGAAAACAGACTCACCTCGGGAATAGCCGTTTACGGCTCGGGCGTGCTCATCCGCAAGGATGACCGGTGGGGTTGGATCCTCACCTGCGACCATCTTTTCCGTGACGGGGTTGGCCGATTGACCGTCTGGCTGCCGAACCGCTCGGCCTACGCCACTTATGAGGGCCGCCTCATTGCGCGGAGTGCCCCGGATGATCTCGCCGTTGTTGGCATTGCGGCTCCACCCAACGCCCCGGCTGCCGTCGCCGAGACGGTTCCCCGGCCAGGCGATGTCGTTGCTCTGGCGGGATTCGGACCCAACGGATCACTGAGAGTGGCGCAGGGAGCAGTTCTCGGCTATGTCCAAACGGCCGGCAGTTCCGGTGTAGAAACGCTCCAGATCCGCGCTGCTGCCCGCGATGGCGATTCCGGCGGACCGATCCTTGACAGCTCAGGTCGCGTGGTGGCCATTCTGTGGGGGACAGACGGCTACCGCACCGTGGGCACTTATTGCGGAAGAATCCGCCAGTTTCTCGCCGGGATTTTCGGTGATCAGCGGCCTGCTCCCCGATCGCCGGAAAACCTTCTCGTGCCGATTCCTCCGCAGGAGGCGGCGCCCTCTCCACCCAGGCCACCGAGCAACCCGATCGACGGAAGTCAGACCCCGCCAGATTCACTGCTCGCGCAACTGCAAGCACGGCTGGAAGAACTCCGCCAGCGAGTGGAAGCCCGATTCGCAAATGAGGAACCTCTGAGCGAGCGTCTCAGGCAACTCGAAGAGCGAACCTCGCTGGTGAGCCAATTGAGGGAGCGCGTGGAACGGGCGGAGCAGGTGGTCGGGGCGGAAAACATTCGGGCGGTGATCCGGCAGACAGCCGCCGATCTTCTCGCCGAAAAAGGCCCCGGCTGGCTGGATACAATCCTCCCCGCCGTGCTGACGGCCCTGGGATGGACCGGTCCACCGTCCATCGCGCTGGCCTTTGCCGCCCGACTTGGTTTGAGAATTCTCGAGCGTCGGCTGCGTCAGCGGGTGGCAGAGGCCCTTTCCTCCAGGGAATCGACCTCCACGGACGCAACATCAGATCAGAAGACGTCGCCTTCAAGCTGA
- a CDS encoding LamG domain-containing protein, with amino-acid sequence MARTFNGSNQFLRRAEALSFTYPLTLALWVYPQRSNLYEDVLSLARSADNSTGWFLQLRGPDGMKAAAVTAYQNTFAIARSSTTFTLNRWCHLAGVFTGASSRMVYLDGVPGSVEGTTLAVPTVDRILIGAWERQGSWMAYFAGYAAEAAVWKVALNSTEIAQLAAGNSPLLVRPGDLVAYWPLGGPFGNDDRDHLAGLYDLTAFNNPGWTDHPSIIYPQPEPPPPPPAIRPAPRFPAVAGNVWTATAGKGAVFCPGAVTGCSAGHVAAGMARNL; translated from the coding sequence ATGGCGCGGACCTTTAATGGAAGCAACCAGTTCCTTCGCCGTGCGGAAGCGCTGAGCTTCACCTATCCCCTGACACTGGCACTGTGGGTCTATCCCCAGCGGAGCAACCTGTATGAGGACGTGCTGAGTCTGGCGCGGTCTGCGGACAACAGCACAGGGTGGTTCCTCCAGCTTCGGGGACCTGATGGGATGAAGGCGGCGGCTGTCACCGCCTATCAGAACACCTTCGCCATTGCCCGCAGCAGCACGACGTTCACCCTCAACCGCTGGTGTCATCTGGCTGGGGTGTTCACGGGGGCCAGCTCCCGAATGGTGTATCTCGACGGAGTGCCCGGTAGCGTCGAGGGAACCACCCTGGCCGTGCCGACCGTGGATCGGATTCTCATCGGGGCGTGGGAACGTCAGGGGAGTTGGATGGCGTACTTCGCCGGGTATGCCGCCGAGGCTGCCGTGTGGAAGGTCGCTCTGAACTCCACCGAGATCGCGCAACTGGCCGCGGGCAATTCACCCCTCCTCGTCAGGCCTGGCGATCTCGTTGCCTACTGGCCACTTGGTGGCCCGTTCGGAAACGACGACCGTGACCACCTGGCCGGGCTGTACGACCTGACAGCTTTCAACAATCCGGGCTGGACGGATCATCCCAGCATCATCTATCCGCAGCCGGAGCCACCTCCTCCCCCACCGGCAATCCGCCCAGCACCACGTTTTCCAGCGGTGGCGGGAAACGTCTGGACGGCAACGGCTGGCAAGGGAGCCGTCTTTTGCCCGGGGGCCGTGACAGGTTGTTCAGCAGGCCACGTAGCGGCTGGGATGGCTCGCAATCTTTGA
- a CDS encoding GNAT family N-acetyltransferase: MSEPFVIELTLESPVANSFRVAQVAGMFDLDLQKASRETITLTIPPQKEDWRLGVIVGPSGSGKSTLARWLFGDRVLSRFSWPSDRPVIDAFPDLSIKQIVGLLTTVGFASPPAWLRPYHLLSNGEKARCDLARALACSQTCPSAEAALERWHRLLPPDADKHLPLVVCDEFTSVVDRHVARAIAAGIHRRMQRGELACRFVAVTCHYDIIEWLAPHWVIDMATRQFTRRCLPRPPITLAIVPCGREAWRAYRRHHYLSGSLPAAAECFLAVWQGEAVAFCAVASQVGNRGYFRISRLVVLPEYQGMGIGSAVLDTIARLYRRRGCRIGITTSHPAIIRHCQRSPAWRLVAVRKHGSRGGGRNLPRYRGSRGRAVISFEYQGQSDHSGKTHAVSSSQPAQKKDLPVAMPPTPHLN; encoded by the coding sequence ATGTCTGAACCGTTCGTGATTGAGTTGACCCTGGAAAGTCCGGTGGCCAACAGTTTCCGTGTGGCCCAGGTGGCGGGAATGTTCGACCTCGATCTGCAGAAGGCGTCCCGTGAAACGATCACCCTCACCATTCCCCCGCAGAAAGAGGACTGGCGGTTGGGGGTCATCGTGGGACCGTCGGGAAGTGGCAAATCGACGCTCGCCCGCTGGTTGTTTGGCGATCGGGTCCTCTCCCGTTTTTCCTGGCCCAGCGATCGGCCCGTCATCGACGCCTTTCCCGATCTTTCCATCAAGCAGATTGTGGGCCTGCTCACCACAGTGGGATTTGCTTCACCGCCGGCCTGGTTGCGGCCGTACCACCTGCTCAGTAACGGTGAGAAGGCCCGCTGCGACCTCGCCCGGGCCCTTGCTTGCTCTCAGACCTGCCCGTCCGCGGAAGCCGCCCTGGAGCGCTGGCACCGCCTCCTTCCGCCCGATGCCGACAAACACCTGCCGCTTGTCGTTTGCGATGAATTCACCAGCGTGGTGGATCGGCATGTAGCCCGGGCCATTGCCGCCGGAATTCACCGCCGGATGCAGCGTGGCGAGCTGGCCTGCCGCTTCGTCGCCGTCACCTGTCATTACGACATCATCGAATGGCTGGCCCCGCATTGGGTCATCGACATGGCGACGCGGCAGTTTACAAGGAGGTGTCTTCCACGACCTCCCATCACGCTGGCGATTGTCCCCTGTGGGCGCGAGGCGTGGAGGGCCTATCGCCGTCATCACTATCTGAGCGGCTCGCTTCCCGCTGCCGCTGAGTGTTTTCTCGCCGTATGGCAGGGTGAAGCCGTCGCATTCTGTGCCGTCGCCTCCCAGGTGGGAAATCGAGGTTACTTCCGAATCAGTCGCCTCGTGGTGCTGCCCGAGTACCAGGGCATGGGGATCGGCTCGGCGGTTCTCGACACCATTGCCCGGCTGTATCGCCGCCGCGGCTGCCGTATCGGGATCACGACCTCCCATCCGGCCATCATCCGCCATTGCCAGCGCTCTCCTGCCTGGCGCCTGGTTGCCGTTCGCAAACATGGTTCGCGGGGTGGCGGACGAAATCTGCCGCGGTACCGCGGTTCGCGGGGTCGCGCCGTCATTTCGTTCGAATACCAGGGGCAGTCGGACCACTCCGGGAAAACACACGCGGTTTCCAGCAGTCAGCCGGCGCAAAAAAAGGATCTGCCAGTCGCTATGCCGCCAACCCCCCACCTGAATTGA
- a CDS encoding phage portal protein has protein sequence MPVRDTLNTSERALWRAVRNLLEGWISADNDDDPDGTEWWPLGPHGAAPSRVPYTSESQLDQIRNECRRLLLENEFAINAQENRISYVVGTGHRYRVISRASQHTPENLLRAAQTVLDEFLRENRWHRRQQEIMLRLDRDGEVFLRYFASDDGLLRVRFVDPEQVRTPSRYATRPEHSFGIVTDPHDVETVRGYWVDEKFVAGSDIQHRRANVDSHIKRGLPLFYPVRKNLRRAEKLLRNMSVVAGLQSAVALIRKHAGGRSSVERFLADREAQSALPTSHAGPTSVEHFAPGTILDATAGIEYEFPVAAIDAARYVTLLQAELRAIASRLVMPEFMLTSDASNANYASTLVAEGPAVKMFQRLQQEMIEADREVLERALRTAAEHGRLPKNVLEALTIEAIPPSLCVRDRLREAQADAILFRCGALSREQLALRHGLPVPNPHVEPPSGEEP, from the coding sequence ATGCCTGTCCGCGACACCCTGAACACTTCCGAGCGCGCTTTGTGGCGTGCCGTTCGCAACTTGCTCGAAGGCTGGATTTCCGCGGACAACGATGACGACCCTGACGGCACCGAGTGGTGGCCGCTGGGGCCACACGGGGCCGCACCGTCCCGCGTCCCGTACACCAGCGAAAGCCAGCTCGACCAGATCCGAAACGAATGCCGTCGTCTCCTCTTGGAAAACGAATTCGCCATCAACGCCCAGGAAAACCGCATCAGTTACGTGGTCGGCACAGGCCATCGCTATCGGGTGATAAGCCGCGCTTCGCAACACACTCCGGAAAATCTTCTTCGGGCCGCTCAAACTGTTCTGGACGAATTCCTCCGCGAAAACCGCTGGCACCGCCGTCAGCAGGAGATCATGCTCCGGCTGGACCGGGACGGAGAAGTGTTTCTCCGGTACTTCGCCAGTGACGACGGCCTCCTGCGAGTGCGTTTCGTCGATCCCGAACAGGTCCGCACTCCGTCCCGCTACGCAACCAGACCCGAACACAGCTTCGGGATCGTCACTGATCCCCATGATGTGGAAACGGTTCGCGGTTATTGGGTGGATGAAAAATTCGTCGCGGGTTCGGACATTCAGCATCGTCGGGCGAATGTGGACAGCCACATCAAACGCGGACTTCCCCTCTTCTATCCTGTGCGGAAGAATCTTCGCCGGGCGGAAAAACTCCTCCGAAACATGAGCGTGGTGGCCGGTCTCCAGTCGGCCGTGGCGCTGATCCGCAAGCACGCCGGAGGACGAAGCAGTGTGGAACGCTTTCTCGCTGATCGGGAAGCCCAATCAGCACTACCAACTTCTCACGCCGGGCCAACTTCGGTGGAACACTTCGCGCCGGGCACAATCCTCGATGCCACAGCCGGCATTGAGTATGAATTTCCGGTCGCCGCGATCGATGCCGCTCGCTATGTGACACTTCTTCAGGCGGAGCTGCGGGCGATTGCCAGCCGCCTCGTCATGCCGGAGTTCATGCTCACGAGCGACGCCTCCAACGCGAATTACGCCTCCACCCTGGTGGCTGAGGGACCCGCCGTGAAAATGTTCCAGCGGCTCCAGCAGGAGATGATCGAGGCCGATCGGGAGGTTCTGGAGCGTGCCCTGCGCACCGCGGCCGAGCATGGCCGTCTGCCGAAAAACGTTCTCGAGGCACTGACCATCGAGGCTATTCCGCCCTCTCTGTGTGTTCGTGATCGGCTCCGCGAAGCCCAGGCCGACGCCATTCTTTTCCGCTGCGGCGCCCTCTCCCGGGAGCAACTGGCGCTTCGCCACGGATTACCCGTCCCTAATCCGCATGTCGAGCCGCCGTCGGGTGAGGAACCTTGA